In the Coleofasciculus chthonoplastes PCC 7420 genome, one interval contains:
- the murQ gene encoding N-acetylmuramic acid 6-phosphate etherase: protein MKKLEERGYLLTEQVNPQSQNLDQLTSLELVDLFNREDEETIRAIAAVRTQLAQAIERTAKALKQGGRLFYVGAGTSGRLGVLDAAECPPTFCTHPELVQGVIAGGAGALIRSSENLEDREEDGIEAIAHRQVTELDVVVGITAGGTTPYVRGALQAARQRGATTILLACVPAEQVSYEVDLDIRLLVGPEILAGSTRLKAGTVTKMALNILSTGVMVQLGKVYGNRMVDVAVTNKKLHDRALRILQDLTDLSRDEAGFLLERSGRRVKLALLMHWTGEDAPVCDRLLSQQQGNLRQALLSYQNSGE, encoded by the coding sequence ATGAAAAAGTTGGAGGAACGAGGTTATCTGCTAACGGAACAGGTAAACCCTCAAAGTCAAAATCTCGACCAGCTCACCTCGCTAGAGTTAGTGGATTTGTTTAATCGCGAGGATGAGGAAACGATTCGGGCGATCGCCGCCGTTAGAACTCAACTAGCACAAGCCATTGAGCGCACGGCAAAAGCCCTGAAACAAGGAGGGCGTCTCTTTTATGTCGGTGCAGGGACTAGCGGACGCTTAGGGGTACTGGATGCGGCTGAATGTCCTCCCACCTTTTGTACACATCCCGAACTTGTACAAGGCGTTATCGCTGGCGGTGCCGGGGCGTTAATCCGAAGTTCAGAAAACTTGGAAGATCGGGAAGAAGATGGCATCGAAGCGATCGCGCACCGTCAGGTGACGGAATTGGATGTGGTGGTGGGCATTACCGCAGGTGGGACAACACCCTATGTACGCGGGGCGTTGCAAGCGGCACGACAACGCGGCGCTACGACAATTTTGCTTGCCTGTGTCCCTGCTGAACAAGTCAGTTATGAGGTAGATTTAGATATTCGCTTACTTGTTGGTCCAGAAATTCTCGCGGGTTCAACACGCTTAAAAGCCGGAACTGTGACCAAAATGGCATTAAATATCCTGTCTACGGGTGTGATGGTGCAACTCGGCAAAGTTTACGGTAATCGCATGGTTGATGTCGCCGTCACCAATAAAAAACTCCATGACCGTGCTTTAAGAATTCTACAAGACCTGACTGACCTGAGTCGAGACGAAGCCGGATTTTTACTCGAACGCAGCGGACGCCGGGTGAAACTGGCACTGCTGATGCACTGGACAGGAGAAGATGCCCCAGTCTGCGATCGCCTGTTGAGTCAACAGCAAGGAAATCTCAGACAAGCCTTACTCAGTTACCAGAACAGTGGTGAGTGA
- a CDS encoding DUF3110 domain-containing protein codes for MVAPKQVYVLLFNTRSENEGIHTLQIGDRNVVLMFESEDDAIRFGGMLEAQDFPNPSVEALEVEEIEEFCQSAGYECQLVETGMLALPPETNVEKTDWQPDGTPTQEPEMSDLDRIRRQLEGLL; via the coding sequence ATGGTTGCACCGAAACAAGTCTATGTTCTCTTATTCAATACTCGTAGCGAAAACGAGGGGATTCACACCCTGCAAATCGGCGATCGCAATGTGGTGTTGATGTTTGAGTCAGAGGATGACGCCATTCGTTTTGGCGGGATGCTGGAAGCCCAGGATTTCCCCAATCCCTCGGTGGAAGCGCTGGAGGTTGAGGAAATTGAAGAATTCTGCCAAAGTGCCGGCTATGAGTGCCAACTCGTTGAAACCGGGATGTTGGCATTACCGCCGGAAACAAATGTGGAAAAAACAGACTGGCAACCTGATGGGACGCCAACTCAAGAACCAGAGATGTCTGATCTGGATCGAATTCGCCGTCAGCTAGAGGGATTGTTGTAA
- a CDS encoding M15 family metallopeptidase, translating into MKPYYQIPIRDCGEPLVPIPLERFAVESLHPYEKLGAPYGKTSPYHLRQTVLEALITAQHYLQQRCPGWRILIFDAYRPVAVQEFMVNHTFAEVVRSQNINPATLSESERQKIWQQVYKIWALPSPDPLTPPPHSTGAAVDITLVNEKDETIDMGSEIDELSPRSDPDYYAQELHLPYHAHRQLLRDIMQKAGFQRHPGEWWHFCCGDQMWAWLCHQQHPSQRFIARYGRVAGD; encoded by the coding sequence ATGAAACCCTATTACCAGATTCCGATTCGAGACTGTGGAGAACCCCTAGTTCCCATACCCTTGGAACGGTTCGCGGTGGAATCCCTTCATCCTTATGAAAAACTGGGCGCTCCTTACGGGAAGACATCGCCCTACCATTTGCGCCAGACGGTGTTAGAGGCATTAATCACAGCTCAACATTACCTGCAACAGCGATGTCCGGGTTGGCGTATCCTGATTTTTGATGCCTATCGTCCTGTCGCGGTTCAGGAATTTATGGTCAACCATACATTCGCTGAAGTGGTGCGATCGCAAAACATCAACCCAGCGACTCTATCGGAATCAGAACGCCAGAAAATATGGCAGCAAGTGTATAAAATTTGGGCATTACCGAGTCCTGATCCCTTAACCCCACCACCTCATAGTACGGGTGCAGCCGTGGATATTACGCTTGTCAATGAGAAGGATGAGACGATTGACATGGGTTCGGAGATTGACGAACTCTCACCCCGTTCTGATCCAGATTACTACGCCCAAGAATTGCACCTCCCCTATCATGCCCATCGGCAATTGTTACGGGATATCATGCAAAAGGCAGGATTTCAGCGTCATCCAGGGGAATGGTGGCACTTCTGCTGCGGCGATCAGATGTGGGCGTGGTTGTGCCATCAACAGCACCCCAGCCAGAGGTTTATCGCTCGTTATGGTCGAGTAGCTGGTGATTAA
- the yidD gene encoding membrane protein insertion efficiency factor YidD, translating to MKILLIWLIRAYKTLISPIFPPTCRFHPTCSTYALQAIERFGPWRGSILALRRILRCHPFHPGGYDPIPDATPKDERGSGGADL from the coding sequence ATGAAAATTTTATTAATTTGGCTGATTCGAGCCTACAAAACCTTAATTTCCCCGATCTTTCCGCCAACCTGTCGATTTCATCCAACCTGTTCAACCTATGCCCTACAAGCCATTGAACGCTTTGGTCCCTGGCGTGGAAGTATCCTCGCACTACGGCGCATCTTACGTTGTCATCCATTTCATCCAGGCGGTTATGATCCGATTCCGGACGCAACTCCCAAGGATGAGAGGGGATCTGGGGGAGCCGATCTGTAG
- a CDS encoding diacylglycerol/polyprenol kinase family protein: MFDSIPFLESIPALWLHISIVALGLGVIVLSAETLHRRTSTNSELARKVVHIGTGNVILVAWWLQIPAWVGIAASIIASAIALSSYYVPFLPGINSVGRRSFGTFFYAVSMGILIAWFWSPHQFHYAAIGILVMTWGDGLAGLMGQRFGQHKYQIWGMTKSWEGSLTMTLISYGVSCSILLGVQGNVWQTWLLPIAVALGATGLEMFSKWGMDNLTVPVASAALAFYLHQLFPLV; this comes from the coding sequence TTGTTTGACTCAATACCTTTCTTAGAATCAATTCCGGCGTTATGGCTCCACATTAGTATTGTGGCACTGGGGCTAGGTGTGATTGTGCTATCCGCTGAGACACTCCATCGCCGGACTTCTACGAATTCAGAATTAGCCCGCAAAGTAGTTCACATCGGGACGGGCAATGTGATTTTAGTGGCTTGGTGGTTACAAATTCCCGCCTGGGTTGGTATAGCCGCATCGATCATCGCTAGCGCGATCGCACTTTCGTCGTATTATGTGCCATTTTTGCCCGGTATCAACAGTGTGGGACGTAGAAGTTTTGGTACGTTTTTCTATGCAGTGAGTATGGGCATCCTCATCGCCTGGTTTTGGTCGCCCCATCAATTCCACTATGCTGCTATTGGCATTTTAGTCATGACCTGGGGAGATGGACTAGCGGGATTAATGGGTCAGCGATTTGGGCAGCATAAGTACCAAATCTGGGGGATGACAAAAAGCTGGGAAGGTTCTTTGACAATGACTCTGATCAGCTATGGGGTCAGTTGTTCAATTCTACTTGGGGTTCAGGGTAATGTTTGGCAAACGTGGTTACTCCCTATCGCTGTGGCGTTAGGGGCTACAGGTTTAGAAATGTTCTCGAAGTGGGGCATGGATAATCTTACCGTACCTGTAGCTAGTGCTGCTTTAGCGTTTTACCTTCATCAACTGTTTCCCTTAGTCTGA
- a CDS encoding TM0106 family RecB-like putative nuclease has translation MLLTDELLLYYKRCRRRAFLDYYGDPSQKDPPQDFLLKLRQDSSAHRQAILKSTEYEGSYGSAGESPLLSLLPTGANLTPIQTPNYGRDDWQAGAQATWELMQQGVDCIAKGLLLRQTVEGVTLLGSPDLLLKQPGHSIFGDWMYVPVSIKFGRRAKADYQIIAAFHAHLLAEIQGSLPSQAWLILRRQNAYSVTLDKWLPLMQAELADCIQTLQQPQAPEVFISRQKCGLCHWHSSCYAIAQSQKHISLIPGVTPKRYQSLQELGITTVESLAQAEISTLAYEFGSEVGFNLVQQAQSIQYNRVILRQRVEPARETPPFDRLTESENNANGAGINSYSEFQPSMGYTDRLPQASVELFFDIEAQPDLNLDYLLGILVIDRSTNTETFHPFLAEHPDDEALIWQQFLELVWLYPDAPIFHFSDYEVETVKRLAKLYKTPFTQLQPLLSRFVDVHQQVMSTVTLPVESYSLKHLARWLGFEWRDAAVTGSQCVCLYEQWLTTGDRTVLEIIQRYNEDDCRATYHLKDWLCGFLQANAPTSA, from the coding sequence ATGCTGCTGACGGATGAATTGCTCCTCTATTACAAACGCTGTCGGCGTCGAGCGTTTCTCGATTATTATGGTGATCCGAGTCAAAAAGATCCGCCCCAAGATTTTCTACTGAAACTGCGCCAAGATAGTTCGGCGCATCGGCAAGCTATCCTCAAAAGCACAGAATACGAGGGAAGCTATGGTTCTGCCGGAGAAAGTCCACTCCTATCCTTATTACCGACTGGAGCAAACCTGACACCGATACAAACTCCTAACTATGGGCGAGATGATTGGCAAGCGGGAGCGCAGGCGACGTGGGAGTTGATGCAGCAAGGAGTCGATTGTATCGCTAAGGGACTTTTGCTCAGGCAAACGGTTGAGGGAGTCACGCTGCTGGGTTCTCCTGATTTATTGCTCAAACAGCCGGGACACTCGATTTTCGGGGATTGGATGTATGTTCCAGTCTCGATTAAATTCGGCAGGCGGGCTAAGGCAGATTATCAAATCATCGCGGCGTTTCATGCCCATCTTTTGGCTGAAATACAGGGGAGTTTGCCCAGTCAGGCTTGGTTAATTTTACGGCGTCAAAATGCCTACTCGGTGACTCTGGATAAATGGCTACCCCTGATGCAGGCGGAGTTGGCAGACTGTATCCAAACTCTGCAACAACCTCAAGCGCCGGAAGTCTTTATCTCACGTCAAAAATGTGGGCTTTGCCATTGGCATAGTAGCTGTTATGCGATCGCGCAATCTCAAAAGCATATTTCGTTGATACCCGGTGTTACGCCAAAGCGCTACCAGAGTTTACAGGAGTTAGGGATAACGACGGTAGAATCCCTTGCCCAAGCTGAGATTAGCACCTTGGCTTATGAGTTTGGCAGCGAAGTGGGATTCAATTTAGTGCAACAGGCTCAATCGATTCAGTACAATCGGGTGATTCTGCGTCAGAGAGTTGAGCCAGCTAGGGAGACTCCACCATTCGACAGGTTGACGGAATCGGAGAACAATGCAAATGGTGCTGGAATTAATTCTTACTCAGAGTTTCAGCCTTCGATGGGATATACGGATCGATTACCCCAAGCCTCTGTCGAACTCTTCTTTGATATCGAGGCTCAACCCGACTTAAACCTGGACTATTTACTAGGTATCTTGGTGATTGATCGCTCCACCAATACCGAGACATTTCACCCCTTCTTGGCAGAACATCCCGACGATGAAGCCCTGATCTGGCAGCAATTTTTAGAGTTGGTGTGGCTCTACCCCGATGCTCCCATCTTTCATTTTTCTGATTATGAAGTCGAAACCGTTAAGCGCTTAGCTAAACTTTACAAAACCCCATTCACTCAGCTACAGCCCTTACTGTCGCGCTTTGTCGATGTTCATCAGCAGGTTATGAGTACAGTAACCTTACCCGTGGAAAGCTATTCGCTCAAACATTTAGCGCGGTGGTTAGGCTTTGAGTGGCGCGATGCGGCGGTAACGGGTTCTCAATGCGTCTGTCTCTATGAACAGTGGCTGACAACAGGCGATCGCACGGTACTGGAGATTATTCAACGCTACAATGAAGATGATTGCCGTGCTACTTATCACTTGAAGGACTGGTTATGCGGATTTTTGCAGGCAAATGCTCCCACCTCTGCCTGA
- a CDS encoding ThiF family adenylyltransferase — protein MSIFFHENLYRTPALMTRLQEFPVTVCGAGALGANLTENLARSGFGRLRVIDRDRIEERNLSTQPYYKSDIGAYKTKILTNTLYRALGVTIDGRAKELTADNCSQLLRDSQLVIDTFDNSVARQAVKDYCQQVQIPCLHLGLASDYAEIIWNDNYRVPSPVNDDICDYPLARNLVMLTVAVAGEVIITFVATEKQQNFTITLADLAVKPLNP, from the coding sequence ATGTCTATTTTCTTTCACGAAAACCTCTATCGAACACCCGCCCTGATGACACGGTTGCAGGAGTTTCCGGTAACCGTATGCGGGGCTGGGGCGCTGGGGGCAAATCTGACCGAAAACCTGGCTCGTTCTGGGTTTGGCAGGTTACGGGTAATCGATCGCGATCGCATCGAAGAACGCAATCTTTCCACTCAACCCTATTACAAATCTGATATTGGTGCTTATAAAACTAAGATATTGACAAATACGCTCTATCGTGCATTAGGTGTCACTATCGATGGGCGTGCCAAAGAATTAACGGCGGACAACTGTTCTCAATTACTTCGGGATAGTCAGTTAGTCATTGATACCTTTGACAATAGTGTCGCCCGTCAAGCGGTGAAAGACTATTGTCAACAAGTGCAGATTCCCTGTTTGCATCTGGGATTAGCGAGTGACTATGCGGAAATCATTTGGAACGATAATTATCGCGTTCCCTCACCTGTCAATGATGATATTTGTGATTATCCCTTGGCGCGAAATTTAGTTATGCTGACGGTGGCGGTTGCTGGTGAGGTGATTATTACCTTTGTCGCTACTGAAAAGCAACAAAATTTCACGATTACGTTAGCCGATTTAGCCGTTAAACCTTTGAATCCGTAG
- the hpsP gene encoding hormogonium polysaccharide biosynthesis glycosyltransferase HpsP, whose amino-acid sequence MRILQIVPSISLVYGGPSQMVLGLSKALANQGVDVTILTTDSNGDFGQPPLDVPLDKPVSQDGYQVRYFRCSPFRRYKFSLDLLRWLWQHAGEFDLAHIHALFSPVSTAAATVARKRNLPYILRPLGTLDPADLQKKRRLKQVYVGLWEGANLAGAAGIHFTSEQEAKISQRFGTNAPDIVIPLGVTPPEDVETLHGESLRQGGFCTNDIINGETKVPKPAPTDVLENVSTQSPILLFMSRIDPKKGLDLLIPALETLLAEGLGFQFILAGANPQDPEYERQIQQQIQASPLSSQTTITGFVEGEVKAALLQGADLFVLPSYYENFGIAVAEAMVAATPVVISDQVHICPEVKAVEAGWVCGCDVASLTQTLREALRDAGEQKRRGVNARDYALEHYSWDAIAQTMIEAYQTITDT is encoded by the coding sequence ATGCGAATTTTACAAATTGTCCCTTCAATTTCGCTGGTTTATGGGGGTCCGAGTCAAATGGTGCTGGGGCTTTCTAAAGCGCTAGCGAATCAGGGTGTAGATGTTACGATATTGACGACCGATAGTAATGGGGATTTTGGTCAACCACCACTGGATGTTCCTTTAGATAAACCTGTTTCCCAGGATGGTTATCAGGTACGATATTTCCGGTGTTCTCCGTTCCGTCGTTATAAGTTTTCCCTCGATTTATTACGTTGGTTGTGGCAACATGCAGGGGAGTTTGATCTGGCACATATTCACGCCCTGTTTTCGCCTGTGAGTACGGCTGCTGCAACAGTCGCCCGAAAACGAAATTTACCCTATATTTTGCGTCCCTTGGGTACGCTTGATCCGGCGGATTTACAGAAGAAGCGGCGATTAAAACAAGTTTATGTGGGATTGTGGGAAGGCGCTAATTTAGCGGGGGCGGCGGGGATTCATTTTACCAGTGAACAAGAGGCAAAAATTTCTCAACGGTTTGGTACAAATGCGCCGGATATTGTGATTCCTTTGGGGGTGACGCCTCCGGAGGATGTAGAGACGTTGCATGGCGAGTCTCTACGTCAGGGCGGGTTTTGCACAAACGATATCATCAATGGTGAAACAAAAGTCCCTAAACCCGCCCCTACAGATGTTCTAGAGAATGTCTCTACCCAATCCCCAATCCTATTATTTATGTCTCGAATTGATCCGAAGAAGGGATTGGATTTACTGATTCCGGCTTTAGAAACGCTTTTGGCTGAGGGGTTAGGGTTTCAGTTTATCTTAGCGGGCGCGAATCCCCAAGATCCAGAGTATGAACGTCAAATTCAACAACAGATTCAGGCGTCGCCGCTATCGTCTCAGACGACAATTACAGGATTTGTTGAGGGGGAAGTAAAAGCGGCGTTGCTACAAGGGGCGGATTTATTTGTTTTACCCTCTTATTATGAAAACTTTGGCATTGCTGTCGCCGAAGCGATGGTGGCGGCAACTCCTGTGGTAATTTCAGATCAGGTGCATATTTGCCCAGAGGTGAAGGCGGTGGAGGCGGGCTGGGTTTGTGGGTGTGATGTGGCGTCGTTGACTCAAACCTTACGGGAAGCACTAAGGGATGCTGGTGAACAAAAGCGGCGTGGAGTCAATGCCAGAGACTATGCACTAGAGCATTATAGTTGGGATGCGATCGCGCAGACTATGATTGAGGCATATCAAACTATAACTGACACCTGA
- the hpsO gene encoding hormogonium polysaccharide biosynthesis glycosyltransferase HpsO, translating into MKIIVASHTYIVDLNCEKLRELAKLEPDIEVTVVVPRRWRPGGVQNKIIETQPRQEGSFRVVPISNFSQNNQGLLTFGTDILALLRDFKPQIIQVEQGAKALGYAQLITLNQLLGINAKNVFFTWWNLPYQVKFPLSILHDYNLQNTHGLVAGNQDAVEVLQQHGYQGAYTVMPQLGVDDSRFRPQAQPELQSKLGVQGDEFVVGFVGRFVEEKGLLTLGEALAGIKEYRWKWLLLGRGSLQTVLMEKAVEWGIKDRMIWVESVPHDEVPNYINLMNVLVLPSETTYKFKTLTAAGWKEQFGHVLIEAMASKVPVIGSDSGEIPNVIDDAGLVFPEGNVEGLRGKLVSLMEQPELAKQLAELGYERAMRQYTNKALARQLLDFYQRLIE; encoded by the coding sequence ATGAAAATTATAGTTGCCAGTCATACCTATATTGTTGATCTTAACTGCGAAAAGCTACGCGAACTCGCGAAGTTAGAACCTGATATTGAAGTCACCGTAGTTGTACCCCGTCGCTGGCGTCCAGGGGGGGTACAAAATAAAATTATTGAAACCCAACCACGTCAAGAAGGTTCATTTCGAGTCGTCCCTATCTCTAACTTTAGCCAAAATAACCAAGGATTACTCACCTTTGGCACGGATATACTTGCCTTATTGCGAGACTTTAAACCCCAGATTATTCAAGTTGAACAAGGTGCAAAAGCTTTAGGATATGCCCAACTCATTACCTTGAATCAACTTTTAGGAATCAATGCAAAAAATGTCTTCTTTACTTGGTGGAATTTACCCTATCAAGTGAAGTTTCCTTTATCAATATTGCATGATTATAACCTTCAGAATACTCACGGATTAGTTGCAGGAAATCAGGATGCGGTGGAAGTCCTCCAGCAGCATGGTTATCAAGGCGCTTATACCGTTATGCCTCAATTGGGGGTGGATGATAGTCGATTTCGTCCCCAAGCCCAGCCAGAGTTACAAAGTAAGTTAGGAGTTCAAGGGGATGAATTTGTGGTTGGGTTTGTGGGGCGGTTTGTTGAGGAGAAAGGGTTATTAACTCTAGGGGAAGCTTTGGCTGGTATCAAGGAATATCGCTGGAAATGGTTACTCCTAGGGCGGGGTTCTTTGCAAACCGTGTTAATGGAAAAGGCGGTGGAATGGGGAATTAAAGACCGGATGATTTGGGTGGAGAGTGTTCCTCATGATGAAGTGCCAAATTATATTAATTTGATGAATGTTTTGGTGTTACCGTCTGAGACGACGTACAAGTTTAAAACGTTAACGGCGGCGGGTTGGAAGGAACAGTTTGGTCATGTTTTGATTGAAGCGATGGCATCGAAAGTTCCTGTGATTGGGTCGGATTCGGGGGAAATTCCTAATGTGATTGATGACGCGGGTTTGGTGTTTCCGGAGGGGAATGTAGAAGGGTTACGTGGCAAGTTGGTATCGCTGATGGAACAGCCGGAGTTGGCGAAGCAGTTGGCTGAGTTGGGGTATGAACGGGCAATGAGGCAGTATACGAATAAGGCTTTGGCACGGCAGTTGTTGGATTTTTATCAGAGACTTATTGAATGA
- the hpsN gene encoding hormogonium polysaccharide biosynthesis glycosyltransferase HpsN codes for MNEPLISVIIPTYEREEPLRDTLEDVLKQDYPAVEILVVDQTQNHKPEIEAYLQQLANDQKIKWFRVNWASLPGARNYAVRRATGDIIVFIDDDVKMPAGYLQAHARNYERQEVGAVAGRVFDRMKLADSQKKHQGDYEIEELPLQAMDPGIAWYHIDLVHTIKPQWVISARGCNMSYRREIFTKHGIWFDERFRGSAVREESDFCLRLRQTGYQIWYDPDASLVHLGEETGGCHDISTRSLKYQVTFYHNHFLMALKNLTPSQQVRLFAKLFDCHVLGNPPCNKSGSPIKIVTRAGFYTIGFIDALKTQIKSSWDQGQVYTELDEKVDG; via the coding sequence GTGAATGAGCCTTTAATTTCAGTCATTATTCCCACTTATGAACGCGAGGAACCCTTGCGAGATACGTTAGAAGATGTACTCAAGCAAGACTATCCTGCTGTTGAAATTTTAGTGGTGGATCAAACGCAAAACCACAAACCTGAAATCGAAGCCTATTTACAACAACTGGCGAATGACCAGAAAATTAAATGGTTTCGGGTGAACTGGGCGAGTCTACCGGGGGCGCGAAATTATGCTGTGCGACGGGCGACGGGGGACATTATTGTATTTATCGATGATGATGTGAAAATGCCTGCTGGGTATTTGCAAGCCCACGCCCGTAACTATGAACGTCAGGAGGTTGGCGCGGTTGCGGGGCGAGTGTTTGACCGAATGAAGCTAGCCGATTCTCAGAAAAAACATCAGGGAGACTACGAAATTGAGGAGTTACCTCTTCAAGCGATGGACCCCGGAATTGCCTGGTATCACATTGACCTAGTGCATACAATTAAACCGCAGTGGGTGATTTCCGCTAGAGGCTGTAATATGTCCTACCGTCGGGAGATTTTTACCAAGCATGGGATATGGTTTGACGAACGATTTCGCGGGAGTGCGGTACGGGAAGAGTCGGATTTTTGTCTGCGATTGCGACAAACGGGGTATCAGATTTGGTATGATCCCGATGCCTCTTTGGTGCATTTAGGCGAAGAGACGGGCGGTTGTCACGATATTAGTACGCGATCGCTAAAATACCAAGTCACGTTTTACCACAATCATTTCCTGATGGCGCTGAAAAACCTCACCCCCAGTCAGCAGGTGCGCTTATTTGCCAAGCTTTTTGATTGTCACGTTCTCGGAAATCCACCCTGTAACAAGAGTGGTTCCCCTATTAAAATTGTTACTCGTGCAGGGTTCTACACTATCGGATTTATCGACGCCCTGAAAACTCAAATCAAGTCGAGTTGGGATCAGGGACAAGTTTATACGGAGTTGGATGAAAAAGTTGATGGTTGA
- the hpsL gene encoding hormogonium polysaccharide biosynthesis protein HpsL, which produces MVKSKSKSKVKKSKTSKKGKKQSKQSEAPLLSLKEQLAQQRKAQKQRQELIQWLFMTLLPGILLGAIASVVAEPKMGVIAGAIIPCFALSYKYPRKALWLFLIYMPFSGTVVYTLGGSALLQLAKDGLYFPALIGLYQQCRREKKPFFVPQSLMSTLSICLVFSLLTLFFVNGLHLTGNASGQPFLQGVLGLKIFLGYVPLIFCAQHLLKSKKELLFCSRLHLGLAITCCLLGLWQYMMLKSGRCAGTDHLSGVELFKASLEARCYIGGALLYSPSQNMIRLPGTFVSPWHWGWFLIANSALTFAAAFSDSSFLWRIGGLAGMALVFVNAVICGQRIALALVPAITILLLILTGQITNLKRFIPIGVGLGLLIAIGLAMNPELVQERIDSFKSRAEASPPQAFIQEQFEWATYNTKGWLGNGLGRATNSTRTFGDVSLVETYYPKLIFEVGTIGTLAFLAFVTHLTFTTFKAKQSVRDKNLRSFGSSYWVFVLIISYNTYWYPLDTDPVAVYYWFFAGVILALPKIDRQELRKQKLVEQQDESDVQKNGKKKVSKPRIATPATS; this is translated from the coding sequence ATGGTTAAATCGAAATCGAAATCAAAAGTCAAAAAATCGAAAACTTCAAAAAAAGGAAAAAAGCAGTCAAAGCAGTCTGAAGCCCCTCTCCTGAGTTTGAAGGAGCAGTTAGCCCAACAGCGTAAAGCGCAAAAGCAGCGCCAAGAACTGATTCAATGGCTGTTCATGACGCTATTGCCAGGGATATTACTCGGCGCGATCGCGAGTGTGGTTGCTGAACCAAAGATGGGTGTAATCGCCGGAGCAATCATACCTTGTTTTGCCCTTTCCTACAAATATCCCCGCAAGGCACTGTGGCTATTTCTCATTTACATGCCCTTTAGTGGCACGGTTGTATATACCCTCGGTGGTAGCGCCCTACTCCAATTAGCCAAAGATGGATTATATTTTCCTGCCCTAATTGGCTTATATCAACAGTGCCGACGCGAAAAGAAACCCTTTTTTGTGCCCCAAAGCCTGATGTCAACACTGAGTATTTGCTTGGTGTTTTCTCTGTTGACTTTATTTTTTGTCAACGGTTTACATTTGACGGGCAATGCGTCAGGACAACCCTTTCTTCAAGGAGTTTTGGGCTTGAAAATTTTCCTGGGATATGTTCCCCTGATTTTTTGCGCTCAACATTTGCTCAAAAGTAAAAAGGAGTTGCTATTTTGTAGCCGATTACATCTAGGTTTGGCAATTACTTGCTGCCTCCTAGGGCTTTGGCAGTACATGATGCTTAAGAGCGGCAGGTGTGCTGGTACGGATCATCTCTCAGGGGTTGAGTTATTTAAAGCCAGCTTAGAGGCTCGCTGTTATATTGGTGGGGCTTTACTGTACAGTCCATCACAGAATATGATTCGCTTGCCAGGAACCTTTGTGTCTCCTTGGCACTGGGGTTGGTTCCTGATTGCTAATAGTGCGTTAACCTTTGCCGCCGCATTTAGCGATTCGTCTTTTTTGTGGCGGATTGGAGGTTTGGCAGGTATGGCACTGGTTTTTGTTAATGCGGTAATCTGCGGTCAGCGAATTGCCTTGGCTTTAGTTCCAGCTATTACTATACTTTTGTTAATCCTCACAGGTCAGATAACGAATCTCAAACGATTTATTCCAATAGGCGTGGGACTGGGCTTGCTGATTGCGATTGGCTTAGCCATGAATCCAGAACTGGTTCAGGAACGAATTGACAGTTTTAAGAGTCGTGCTGAGGCTTCACCACCGCAAGCATTTATTCAAGAGCAATTTGAATGGGCGACTTATAACACCAAGGGATGGCTCGGTAATGGTTTAGGACGAGCCACGAATTCTACTCGCACCTTTGGGGATGTTTCACTGGTTGAAACCTATTATCCCAAACTTATCTTTGAAGTAGGTACGATCGGTACCCTAGCGTTTTTGGCGTTTGTGACACACTTAACCTTTACTACATTTAAAGCTAAACAATCAGTTCGTGACAAAAATTTACGTAGTTTTGGCTCTAGTTATTGGGTTTTTGTTTTGATTATCAGTTATAACACCTATTGGTATCCTTTGGATACAGACCCCGTAGCAGTCTATTACTGGTTCTTTGCGGGGGTAATCCTAGCCTTACCCAAGATAGACCGACAGGAACTGCGAAAACAGAAACTTGTCGAACAACAGGATGAATCGGACGTACAAAAGAACGGTAAAAAAAAGGTATCTAAACCACGAATTGCCACCCCAGCAACCTCTTAG